A window of Acipenser ruthenus chromosome 32, fAciRut3.2 maternal haplotype, whole genome shotgun sequence genomic DNA:
TAGGCCAGCGCCCTAAATACTCACTCAAAATTGCCAAGCCGCGTGGGGCAAATTCTATTTCCTCTCGGCCATGAAGGTCCTTGTCCTTCCCAAACCCAACGTGACACCCTACCCGTGACACATACATGTAAACTACACCAcggtgagcagctccttcctccagacacagaccacactggagtgtttagatgactgggtgtgaggagccttgtgttaacaatggaagaactgggctgactggggagctcactgctgctgcctatttcaattgttttattactgtgttacagtatggggcagcagtagtgctctggctccctcttgtggtcagtgtgagtgATGGccgtgtgtgcagcttggcagggcactgatgcctgtttccagagAGGGATTCattcaaacactaagttcacagtttaatagaagagtggattagttctatttgtatatgtgttctaagcgctgcacttctgtttcaataagtgtcacagacagttctatgagatctgagctgtgaacacaggtgggacttgatagggttgggtgactcacagtacagttagattatccttcctgtagttttatgtttagcctttcagtgctttcctgctctctaggaggggcattagaaatctgcctgttcagaatgaactggcccataagtgttgagacatgtgtgccagggagctgctgcacacataaggaatgaaggagaccagatgggtaacaaggatgacacaggaggcaagacaatgaagaataaactgactttaataacactgatgtgctgctccttaataaaaaataaaaattcattcaGGGACTTCTGAGttcctcatttaaaaatgtgtctgaaattgagataacatcatttttattattataagttataaTCCAAGTTAGAAAAAGAAGACTAAAGCACCCAATCTTCCATCTATTTGAGGTGCACACCATGTTAATATATGGGGCATTCCATACCAAATCAACAAGTGCAGATTTTACTAGAACAAATCACCTGGGGTTTTTATGACATGCTGAGTGCAGAAACtatggttgttattttttttttaaatttctcctTCGACCTATGACCTTGCAAGGGTCAACAAAAAATGAGAAATTATGTTGTAATCAAACTGCCATgtttcttcaattttgcattgtccgGAGTTAGACCTAGAGAAACAAGTGGCAGGGtttgcttccagtggcactagcttggagctgaggagtTATCAACTTGCTTATGGGACTTGGAGTTTTTTGTTATCATGACATATTTGAGTGAATACTGCTCAGTTCTCCCGAGTAATCCAGGCTGATTCAAATTCAGGATGCTCTCTAATTAAGTATGACCCAATTTTTGGGTGGTTTTGCCTGTGGGCTTCTCGGCCTGGATTGTAAGTCAAGGTGTTTCTTCACCTCTTTAAATGCTGGTGATGCCCATCGCCTGGGCCTAACTACTGTTCTCAGCTGTTGACAGGACTTGGAGACGACGTTGTAGTTTCTGGAGAAATTAGCAATAAAcaaatttcattttgacattttcttttacaaagcatTTCAACTATTGAATGACACCTCTCCATGCGTCTGACATTTTCATATTGCTTAATCCTGTCCAATACAATGTGGAATTTTTGAAGTAGTGTCCGATACATTCCGCAAAACTTTTAAGGTTCCAAGTCAGGTCTACATCAACAATTATACAATTCTTAAGACAATTTGTTAATTCGTAATATTTTACCTCATGGTTTGACTTTTATCTTTCAAAATTTGAGTTAAGAAAAAGTTAACAATAACAAAGACCATttcaatgtgttaaaatatttgtccTTAATTGCAACCGTATAGTAAAACCACTTACATTTCTTATTGACTTTCTTCTTCTCTCCTCAAGATGCCGTCTGTTCCAAATGTTGGatttgttgctttttctttttaaggaacACCAGTAAGTTTTCATGGCAGCTAGAAAAtagaaaagcatatttaaatatgcatgtaccattttactgtacatatataggcTGATATACTGATAATACATTGAATCTCAATGTCTTTGAAATCACGTAATTCCACAACAATATCTATTtatcaaactgaaaaataatgtaattttttatgttttaacaaactCGAACACACACATGGGAAAAGGGCAGGATGGATTGAGTTCATatcatttacttattttaaaagtttcatgttaaatgttaaaataaaatgtaattttttttctagTTGGAGCAAAGTGTGAGAATATTATTCGAAATATgtggggaaatagcgccccctttcAAGCTGTAggtagaaaagcttacagcacctggtattcccaggcggtctcccatccaagtactaaccaggcccgaccttgcttagcttccgagatcagacgagatcgggcgttctcaaggtggtatggccgtaagcggaAAGCTGTGGTGgtttagtatgtttcatagtaactAATACCGGAATACTGCCACACGAGGAAAAAAAGCAttgcttaaaatgaatgaatgaattcataaatatcgacataaatgtatttattcccatacgtatttatttattcattccaatatttacatattactttatttatttcgataATTGCAGGTGGTCGGACAAACTTCAAACAAGATTTTCGTCTGTATTGTTCTTTCAGTAGCCTAAATACCAAATTTAAACGACACCAAAACTGACCACGgggtaagaacaaataaaaaataagaaacgcATATGCACGGCCAtaaaacgacacacacacacacacacacacacacgcacacacacacacaacctgaaaaGCAAACATTATACTGAAGGGAAAACAAACACGTAAAGAAGCAGAAATTAAATCCACACACCGTTATTAAAACAGCCGATCtcagttgtattgtgtaatgAATGATAAAGGGCTAGATGTGTCATTGGACTCCGCTGACGAGGGGCAGCAGTAGGTTTAGTGGTTATTTGTTTATGCTCGTCAGATGATTCGGTCAGGATGGACACAGACCTGCACTTGCTCAAGGCAGACATATTTTAAACTCAAGTCTCATTCTGTATCACCAACACTGCATTGCCATGAAAAACTTGAATAAACCATCTTTGGAAACACtggtattaaaatattgtatatgtacgaatcttgcaaaattaaaaaaaaaaaatatatatatatcggtaGTTTGATACAGCCTCTGTTCTtctatacaatattttatataattctatGCATTTCAGTGGGTAGTTTTAACCGCAAAGTCAGACACACCTAAATTTTTCCCAGTCTTTCCCCACCAGCTTTTTGTCACATAATCTGGCCAATCAAATGTTCCATTAAACATTTTAGACTCGCAagtaaccaatcagaagcaaagcaTTCGTTCTGCCCCCAGAACAAGCTTGGTTTCCAAAAACTCAACTGAACCGGACGCATCATTTTAAAGCGCAAGATTTGCGGCGGGTTTGAGTTTTGAAGATTAGTAGCGGGTGAGTTGTTAACCATTTCATAAAATCCTGGATTTATATTGGTCAGTGATATAAGAACAAGCAATTAAAGTAATTGTGTGCTTTCGTAATATTACTAACCTGCAACTAAGCAAATGTAACAGTCTGGTGATTCAATGAATTGTAGCGCTTACTCGGTGGGAACCTTTGTTACAGGGAGATGGGGTCTGGTAGGAAGATGTTGGAGAGCGGGATTCTGGGAAGAGCTGAGTTCGTTGTACCGGATGTGTGATTTTCAATAAAGTGTGTTCATTTAGAAGTAATACACAGTGTGAGTCTAATCGTTTGTGGAAACCCCATAATTTATAACACTGCTTGTACGAGAGCAGCCTGTTTCCtgtttgtgtgtgaatacatcatgtagtcaaatgtTTCCGCATTTTCTGAAACATTATCACGTTAGTATAAACTACACATTGACAATGTAAtccatgtttaatatatatatgtgtgtgtgtgtgtgtgtgtgtgtgtgtgtgtgtcaatggtTAACACGATTTCTGCTTCAGGGTTAAACCGAAAAATCGCCGAATTTGCAggagtgttttttaatagacgCACGCGCAAtcagtaatttaaattaaacatcttCATGTTTTGTGGCGATTTAAAAGTGAAATCCACCTTAAGAGTCAGAtcagaataattctggtattTTTAAGTTTCTGGTGTCtgaaagtgaaatacaaatcCACTGCACTCGGGCGAGCGCTTTTACTGGGTGTGCCTGTCAGGAGCCCCCACTTAAACCTCTTTGACAGGActtataatctttcttttttttatttttggcagcTACCGAGCAGAACCCCATTTGATACTGCGACAGTTTAAAGATGGAATCAGtcccgattaaagaggagctccctaaacttgaactggtccccattagactggAGTTCTCTGGACtgtcttccctccccattaaacagaagCTCTGTGAGATGCCATCTGACAGCATCAAGTCGGAGGTGTCTGGGATTAAAGCTGAGtgcaatgaattggagatctcccagacagaagaaccccttcctgtgaatgaagaggtgctggaaatggtgtGTATTACTAAACTGGAACCCCTCCAGAGACATATATAGAACTATGTGTACTCTTGTGTTCTTATCATCACCCAAGATGATGGACCAAAATCTCACTTGAACTCTGCTGATTGTAGCTCTagatctatctatagatatatatctgTAGTTTTGACCGTAAAATAACAGAGTTAAGTGATCTTTAACAAAGAACCCATGAACGTGACCACAACCAGAATGGTGAAAATGTAGTCACAGCAGTtataagattttcttttttaaagaattatttatGGGTTGGTTATGTATGTCAGACTGACTATAAGATATATCTCTCAGAAGTTCTCTACCAATAAATCTCTAGGCAAACGTATTCGACTGCATTGCTGTGTATACAAACTGTATAGCTATTTTGATCTAAGTGCTTTCAATGTATTTCACGCTAGTAATgtgaaaccatttttcttttcatttgtgatcAGCAGGGATGCCCTGACATGTCTCAAAACACAGGGGGGGTTGAGCCCCCTTTTAAAATGCTGACTTTGCCTGAGGGGGGCTGAGGTCTCACATACTCGATGCTGGTGGGCAGTTGCTATTCGTTcatcacatgattttttttttttataatttaccaTAATCCTAACAATCCTAACCGAAACTTCAAAGCACAGGCAACCTCCAaaacccttattttattttatccccaCGGGATGAATGAAGTGCATCCAGTACTTTCCCAGGCTTCTTGTAGAGTGTAGGTGTAGCGTCTGATCAAACACAACAGGGTGATGATGTGCACATTGCAGAAGTGTCACTGGTgcttacattaaaacatttacaactcattCAGTTGGTGGGGTTCATAGATGTTCTTTGCATTcttcacaaaatgtaaaaaatacaaattctctgCCAAAATGCAAATTGCGCATTTTTCCACAGTATTCTGTTATAAACAGATTTCTAGGATCCCTGGGGATTAACACCTACTTTGAGCAATCGATcaaatcaatccatttttaaataagtTGATCTACACAAAGTTTTACATGATTAAAGCATcatttagtaatttaaaaatgacttcTTTTATTCTATCGAccctcatttttgtacactgcagtttgtttgttttgaacttcGGCTCCCTGCTGCAGATGGGTTGAACcctatttcaaaacacaaaaaaatgtttttttaggacTGTACCATTAACGTCCATTACAAATATAATAGGGTGTTACGTACTGTTCTGTGTAAAATGCAGTGTCTGTTGtggcattgcagtttacactgagaaACATCTGCTTCAGAACCGGTACTGTGCCGCCACTGAACCACCTCGAGAGACGGGTCAGTGACAGAATAAAGAGTCTCTGCATTTTACCAGCATGTCCCATTGACACTGAAAGTGATTccgcatcagtgccgccacaAACACggtgattagtgctaatcagatatgaaaccagcccttaatctttttttcttttgttttctgacagttaccaagcAGAACCACGTTTGATGCCTTGGAcaatgtgaagatggaatctgtcccgattaaagaggagctccctaaacttgaactggtccccattagactggagttcactggactggcttccctccccattaaacaagAGCTCTGTGAGACGCCCTGTGACAGCATCAAGCCAGTGGTGTCTGGAATTAAAGCTGAGCGCAACGAACTGGAGatctcccagacagaagaaccagtTCCTAtgaaagaagaggtgctggaaatggtgcGTATTAAACTGGAGCCCCTGAAAGAGGAGGTACTCTtgaaaccagggaaggaagaatccgaagacttgaaagcagcccccactGAGCTGGGTCCGGTacacctgcgggagtgtagcgtggtgctggagagaatctatgtgagaaagcaaggctctggagaggaaggctctcccaacagcacgcaaggaggtggacagGACGACGAGAGCTCACATTCAGAGTGCAGTCCAGCAGGTGAGTGACTgactagctgtgacattgtcattctacacTGAGTGATGGCCACAATGTGACTGAGAGGCTGAGAACAGATAGCAGGGCTCCACATTAGCATCCAGGTTCATTTCGCATACTTGTCTACACTGAAGCAAATCACCGtgtctgtggcggcactgatgcggAATCACTTTCAGTGTCAATGGGAAATGCTGGTAAATGCAGCGACACTCTCAAGGTGGTTCAGTGGAGGCACAGTGCCGGTGTGAAGCAGATTTTTCTCAGTGTGAACAGACACCACATTTTGTATAGGACAGTATGTAACACCCTATAATGTGTGTAATAGATGTTACTGGTACAGTCCTAAAACTCCCCTTATTTTTTCGTGTTCTGAAATCTGGTCCTGCCCACATCTGCAGCTGATGACACGGGGCTGTCGAAACCAACTGTCTGACCAGCGTAGGCtacaatattgtatattttatgtcacaggttgggtaataaatagcttaaatatttaatttcacctcagaatataaatgataaaaacacaaatactgtttaaaataccatatgttaacagcatttctgctttatattataaaataaagtttaatttattagaaTAAGTTAGAGTTCtggctaaaatggtttattctttaattaaaatactgtagcctactgttTTATGTGTATGATTACATGGCacaaaaagtttgaaacaaactATCAGTTTAACTTGTCTAAGCAACATACTGAAATGTGAGTTACCGGTAGACTTTATGTTTTGTGCTCTTGCATATTTGAagaacagaatgtttttgttttttaaaaaacgaatccctatttaatgtgtgcagcatacagtatattcttttgAAGTGTGACACACCGGCAGCATGTTTTAACACTGCATGATCTGCCTTCTATGTAAATGGAGGTATGCTGCCAAATTGCAGCTGAGCCTGTAATATCGCTGTGTGAATGCCGTACTGAAGGGTCCTTTTTGTAGCTTTACTTTtttgcttgagttttttttttttttttttaagtatttttttttactaattaatAAAAGCATGTCATGATCAGGACCCATCCTTCAATAAAAGGGCCGTTATGGCAGAACAAGTACACACATGAGGAAATACATCCACTTTGTCAGTCTGTGCATACAGTAAATTGGTCAGCAGAAATCAATATATTTTGGAggtgattattgtgaagagtctgaatcgggATTCATTTCAAGACGTCATATACACAATTTGGGGGTGGGGCCCTCCTAGGCGGTCaccttgcttgccttgccctaaggccggctCTGAGAGACAGTGCTAATCTCTGTAGCCGGACATGTACAAAAGTATTTAACAGCAGTTAAATGGACATTAACACATACCGTGAAACTTCTATTAAACGGCcaggcatttatttacaaaactcacAAGCAGACCAGCGCCTATTGGAGACTGCCAATTTATTTGAGACCTGGCGATTATATAGACGAGGaaactttggaaaatgaacaagcagagatacaaatttgtattgttaatatactgtaatattgtaagGGTTTAAAAAGATTAGACAACCAGGCATGGGTTATATAAATGCGAACAGGCCACTTGAATCAAGCATGGAGGGTTTATTACAGTGAAAAGGGATACAAAACAACCGTTCCAAACTCAATCTTTCTCTTCTCATCTGGACTCCCCTGAACTGACGGTACAGTAAAAACAAGCTCTATatacaaataagtaaattaaagaTATAAACTACTAGcacttttgtttataaatatagatCAATGTTGTCTATTAATAAAGATaagtaatgaaataataataggtCTAATACTGGTAATAATAAGTTCAATCCATCCCAGATATAGAATGCAGGTAGGTTAGGCTTAcagcgcaataataataatagtttgttttttcttatggCCCCTGGTGGTGATGTCTCCGTTCAGTATATCCAAGTAACCATTtccataaccgcttaatcctttacagggtcatGGGGAGTAACCATTATGTATTGTGATAACAGCATCTTCCAGATATCatttcaatttccatttaaatcatgatcTTATGTACACTTTGTATTACTAAACTTTGTACTTCTGCCCTCATATAATGCGtctttattttacacattgcaATTGAAGGTAACCTGGCTTCAAAACGATACAATTAAATActggtctttttttattcttaataaaattaccctttttatttgttataaatgcaataaattcaaCACAAAGCAACGCGATATACTGTTCAAAGCAAGAATTATTAAACTTAAACCAGAATGTATATGTTTGATgccctcaacacacacacttcaagtGGTGCTCGGCAGCCCTTGTGTGCTCACAAAGTCTCCTCGCAATTACCCCAGACCGCTCGTGAACCCACAATGCTATTCATGAGCTACTTGACTAACGACGGTGTTTGGGAAACACATCAGATTTGACACGTTGCTGTTACGATGGTCGAGTTACTTTTGGGAAACGGCACCCTGGATAACTTTCGAGTTAGACCTAATGtcgtttaaacaatacatttctagcATATTATTCCAACTATCAACATTAATAAGCACAGTCAACATTgattatttgaacattttcaacAGTAGTCTTTTTGAAACGAGTAAACACAAGTCTGTTTGCGGATCCTGGAGTAGTCTGTGGACTATGTGGTATCAGTGGTTTTGGTCATGGTCGTGGCAATAATAAtgggtttttgtttcagaaatgaaAGCTGAAACACATTGAGAGTGGTCCAAGTTTATTGTGTGGTATATTGCAACCAGTAAGTTCCAGTGTGTTTTGCATTGAAGGGATGAATTCGCAACTCCTTAAAGGGAATGtccgatcccccccccccccccccccattaggaATTTTTCAACAACAATGGAtattgaatgaagtcattacccagcctccatgttcgtctttctttagggatttgacatctccaatctttgaatgaagtcgttatccagcctccatgttcctctttctttagggatttgacatctccaatctttgaatgaagtcattacccagcctccatgttcctctttctttagggatttgacatctccaatctttgaagtcattacccagcctccatgttcctctttctttagggatttgacatctccaatctttgaatgaagtcattacccagcctccatgttcctctttctttagggatttgacatctccagtaggttttatgtgtttttgttcatCAGTATTTTGTTCTGGAGGTACTGCCTGTATCAATTGCGGGTTCTCGCTTCCCCTCTGTTAACATCACTGTGGAGTTCTCCTTGTTTGTTAATCACTGCTTCCACCAGATCTTAGTTCATAGCAAAGCAGTAATCGGCTTGTTGATCTCTCATTGAGGGAACACAGGGATCTGGCCAAGGGTGCATTTCAGTGACTGCTAGCAGGCTCACCAATGCACAcagaacagcagcttctgaaatgaaa
This region includes:
- the LOC131702980 gene encoding uncharacterized protein LOC131702980 isoform X2, with protein sequence MESVPIKEELPKLELVPIRLEFSGLSSLPIKQKLCEMPSDSIKSEVSGIKAECNELEISQTEEPLPVNEEVLEMLPSRTTFDALDNVKMESVPIKEELPKLELVPIRLEFTGLASLPIKQELCETPCDSIKPVVSGIKAERNELEISQTEEPVPMKEEVLEMVRIKLEPLKEEVLLKPGKEESEDLKAAPTELGPVHLRECSVVLERIYVRKQGSGEEGSPNSTQGGGQDDESSHSECSPAVQQLKQGPS
- the LOC131702980 gene encoding uncharacterized protein LOC131702980 isoform X1, with amino-acid sequence MESVPIKEELPKLELVPIRLEFSGLSSLPIKQKLCEMPSDSIKSEVSGIKAECNELEISQTEEPLPVNEEVLEMLPSRTTFDALDNVKMESVPIKEELPKLELVPIRLEFTGLASLPIKQELCETPCDSIKPVVSGIKAERNELEISQTEEPVPMKEEVLEMVRIKLEPLKEEVLLKPGKEESEDLKAAPTELGPVHLRECSVVLERIYVRKQGSGEEGSPNSTQGGGQDDESSHSECSPAGSSPAVKARTQLRNLKILRGEKLKKYQRRETVSLL